A genomic window from Salvia splendens isolate huo1 chromosome 11, SspV2, whole genome shotgun sequence includes:
- the LOC121755420 gene encoding protein trichome birefringence-like 19: MNPYGKSQTRKKTRKAAPIAALALLLTIPLYLSFTGDSSSSHQTFPSRAELHQCDLFSGEWVPNPDGPYYTNETCNAIQEHQNCMRFGRPDTGYLKWRWKPDACELPLFQPDRFLKLVRGKSLAFVGDSVARNHMQSLLCLLSKVAHPIEWSDPLGKQIQYHYKEHDFNISIFWTPFLVKTGILDPSLGRPFDLYLDEFDDTWSNQIAQFHYVIISAGHWFFRPSYFHLQRRLHGCLYCPEPDSNITHLTPAFAHRWAFRTAFRAINGAAGYKGVTFVRTFAPSHFEGGAWDKGGNCLRTKPFTRNETSLDEKALEFYTIQLEELGIARTQNRGRRFVLFDTTKPMVLRPDGHPSIYGHLPGAKLVMSNDCVHWCLPGPIDAWSDFLQELLRREVVGN; encoded by the exons ATGAATCCCTATGGAAAATCCCAAACTCGGAAAAAAACAAGAAAGGCCGCTCCAATCGCCGCCCTAGCACTTCTTCTCACAATCCCATTATACCTTTCCTTCACCGGAGACTCCTCTTCCTCCCACCAAACATTCCCTTCACGCGCCGAATTGCACCAATGCGACTTGTTTTCGGGCGAATGGGTGCCGAATCCGGACGGCCCTTACTACACCAATGAAACGTGCAACGCGATTCAGGAGCATCAAAATTGTATGAGATTCGGCCGCCCCGACACCGGCTACCTCAAATGGAGGTGGAAGCCCGATGCCTGTGAGCTCCCCCTCTTCCAACCGGATCGATTTCTCAAATTGGTTAGGGGGAAATCGTTGGCGTTTGTCGGTGATTCCGTTGCTAGAAACCATATGCAGTCCTTGCTCTGCCTCTTGTCCAAG GTGGCACATCCGATAGAGTGGTCGGATCCATTGGGGAAACAAATACAGTACCACTACAAAGAGCACGACTTCAACATTTCCATTTTCTGGACGCCGTTTCTGGTGAAGACCGGAATCCTAGACCCCTCCCTCGGCCGCCCGTTCGATCTATACCTCGACGAGTTCGACGACACCTGGTCCAACCAAATCGCGCAATTCCACTACGTCATAATCTCCGCAGGCCACTGGTTCTTCCGCCCGAGCTACTTCCACCTCCAACGCCGCCTCCACGGCTGCCTGTACTGCCCAGAGCCCGACTCCAACATCACCCACCTCACGCCCGCCTTCGCCCACCGCTGGGCATTTCGGACCGCGTTTCGCGCCATCAACGGCGCTGCGGGCTACAAGGGAGTGACGTTCGTGCGGACATTCGCGCCGTCGCATTTTGAGGGCGGCGCGTGGGATAAGGGTGGGAATTGCCTGCGGACGAAGCCGTTTACGAGGAACGAGACGTCGCTGGATGAGAAAGCGTTGGAGTTTTACACCATACAGTTGGAGGAGCTGGGAATTGCAAGGACACAGAATCGAGGGAGGAGGTTTGTTCTTTTTGATACCACCAAGCCTATGGTGTTGAGGCCGGATGGCCATCCTAGTATATATGGCCATTTGCCAGGGGCAAAATTGGTAATGTCGAATGACTGTGTGCATTGGTGTTTGCCTGGACCCATTGATGCTTGGAGTGATTTTTTGCAGGAACTGTTAAGGAGGGAAGTTGTAGgcaattga